From the genome of Spirochaetota bacterium, one region includes:
- a CDS encoding flagellar filament outer layer protein FlaA encodes MRREVKAFILSLAIGSLVLIVGGGNIMVQAQEAQQPKKQQTGLVEDWMDDFEACEDWRAASTCPIGDTKIRKIPGKPRPIDDNGNEINYPDTITDDNGITHENKFVLGVKTYYLDRGYDRVEVFPPNEYIIRGKAKEVKVWALGRKFRHTLFIKLRDYKGTIHKIKIGRLDFWGWRELSVVIPGWLPQSPGYALLDKNLHFVSFFVESDLYEVPGTFYFYLDNFRVITDLSEFTGDTSIRDNW; translated from the coding sequence ATGAGAAGGGAGGTCAAAGCTTTTATATTGTCGCTTGCCATCGGTAGTCTTGTATTAATTGTCGGTGGAGGCAATATAATGGTGCAGGCGCAGGAAGCGCAGCAACCAAAGAAACAGCAAACAGGTTTAGTTGAAGACTGGATGGATGATTTTGAAGCATGTGAGGACTGGCGTGCAGCTTCAACATGCCCCATAGGTGACACAAAAATCAGGAAAATACCTGGAAAACCCCGTCCTATAGATGATAATGGAAATGAGATTAACTATCCTGATACAATAACTGACGACAATGGTATTACTCATGAGAATAAATTTGTTTTAGGTGTTAAAACATATTATTTAGATAGGGGATATGACAGAGTTGAAGTATTCCCGCCAAATGAATATATCATCCGAGGAAAAGCTAAAGAAGTTAAAGTATGGGCTTTGGGCAGAAAATTCAGGCATACCCTTTTTATCAAACTTCGCGATTATAAAGGAACAATTCATAAAATTAAAATAGGAAGGCTTGATTTCTGGGGATGGAGGGAATTATCTGTTGTAATCCCAGGCTGGCTGCCTCAGAGTCCGGGATATGCATTGCTGGACAAGAACCTGCATTTTGTTTCCTTTTTTGTTGAAAGTGATCTTTATGAGGTTCCAGGGACATTTTATTTCTATCTTGATAATTTCAGAGTCATTACCGATCTGTCTGAATTCACTGGTGATACAAGCATCAGAGATAACTGGTAA
- the metF gene encoding methylenetetrahydrofolate reductase [NAD(P)H] has product MNIVTRLQQKKPLLSFEVFPPKTPIGEENLFNELRVMVSFKPDFISVTYGAGGSTREKTLEIATRIKSTFSIEPLIHFTCVGQSKHDIASYLNHVQSLGFNNILALRGDPPAGQKHFTPHPEGFRYASELVEFIRTMDHFTIGVAGYPEGHIEAPDLDTDIQNLKKKVDAGADFIITQLFFNNDKFYTFMEKTAKAGISIPIIPGIMPLTNMAQLQKVTTMCNPDMPVTLLQELEKCTLPDDMCKVGIEFTINQCKELQSYGVPGFHFYPLNKSAAVKSILDEFWHG; this is encoded by the coding sequence ATGAATATCGTTACTCGTTTACAGCAAAAAAAACCGCTGTTATCTTTTGAGGTTTTTCCGCCAAAAACTCCCATTGGTGAAGAAAATTTATTTAATGAGCTAAGAGTCATGGTAAGCTTTAAACCAGATTTTATCTCCGTTACCTATGGTGCTGGCGGATCTACCAGAGAAAAAACATTAGAGATAGCAACCCGTATAAAATCCACATTTTCAATTGAACCGTTAATTCATTTTACCTGCGTTGGACAAAGTAAGCATGATATTGCAAGCTATCTTAACCATGTGCAATCACTGGGTTTTAACAACATCCTGGCGCTTCGTGGCGACCCACCGGCAGGGCAAAAGCATTTCACACCACATCCAGAAGGATTCAGGTATGCCAGTGAGCTTGTGGAATTTATCCGCACCATGGATCATTTTACCATAGGAGTTGCAGGATACCCTGAAGGCCATATTGAAGCACCCGATTTAGATACAGATATTCAAAATTTGAAGAAAAAAGTTGATGCAGGGGCTGATTTCATCATTACCCAGCTTTTCTTTAACAATGACAAGTTCTATACCTTTATGGAAAAAACAGCAAAAGCCGGTATCAGCATTCCTATCATCCCCGGCATCATGCCACTAACAAATATGGCACAACTTCAAAAGGTAACCACAATGTGCAATCCCGACATGCCTGTAACACTACTGCAAGAACTTGAAAAATGCACTCTCCCTGATGATATGTGCAAAGTTGGTATAGAATTCACCATTAACCAATGTAAAGAATTGCAATCATATGGCGTGCCCGGTTTTCATTTTTATCCATTAAATAAATCTGCAGCAGTTAAATCAATACTGGATGAATTCTGGCATGGATAA
- a CDS encoding flagellar filament outer layer protein FlaA yields the protein MKYTRFIAICVMIASVVFVGVFPQKAQSRIVTNVQPDISAEQYNALVVEDFETPSDWVLETVPKKHQDPKKDPVPVLEMKYVDGGPADLIPEKWSPLNKGLEKKKCLGLHFKFKYPGFNSVHILPPLEVRWDDPTQKVLTYDSRSGQEVQERAIQLPGRAKAVSVWVHGRGNNYELEVWVKDYKGDVHILKMGSLNFVGWRPMKAYIPDYVPQETNSYPQTRVTKIVRFVVRAKPEAGNEDVYLFFDQIKVLTDTFEVNFDGQNLHQLMEKGGGAK from the coding sequence ATGAAATATACACGATTTATAGCAATATGTGTTATGATAGCAAGTGTGGTGTTTGTAGGGGTTTTCCCCCAGAAAGCACAATCAAGAATTGTTACCAATGTTCAGCCTGATATTAGTGCTGAGCAGTATAACGCACTTGTTGTGGAAGATTTTGAAACACCCTCAGATTGGGTTTTGGAGACAGTCCCTAAAAAACATCAGGACCCCAAAAAAGATCCTGTACCAGTACTGGAAATGAAATATGTTGATGGTGGACCAGCTGACCTTATTCCGGAGAAGTGGAGCCCTCTTAATAAAGGACTGGAAAAGAAAAAATGTTTAGGTCTTCACTTTAAATTTAAATATCCCGGATTTAATTCTGTTCATATATTACCGCCTTTGGAAGTTCGCTGGGATGATCCAACACAAAAAGTATTAACGTATGACTCTCGCTCGGGTCAGGAAGTTCAGGAACGTGCTATACAGCTTCCAGGAAGAGCAAAAGCAGTTTCTGTATGGGTACATGGCAGAGGAAACAATTATGAACTTGAGGTGTGGGTGAAAGATTATAAAGGTGATGTCCATATATTGAAAATGGGTTCATTGAATTTTGTTGGTTGGCGACCAATGAAAGCATATATTCCTGATTACGTGCCACAGGAAACCAATTCCTATCCTCAGACACGAGTTACCAAAATTGTGCGTTTTGTAGTCAGGGCAAAACCTGAAGCCGGAAATGAAGATGTATATCTATTTTTTGATCAGATAAAAGTTCTTACTGATACATTTGAGGTCAATTTTGACGGACAGAATCTCCATCAATTAATGGAAAAAGGTGGGGGAGCAAAATAA